A genome region from Streptomyces xanthophaeus includes the following:
- a CDS encoding TetR/AcrR family transcriptional regulator encodes MPKIPDATRRSDRSRRAILDAALALVGEVGYNKLTIEAIAARAGVGKQTIYRWWPSKAAVLLDASLALAGDAETEAGWTGFPDTGDLAADLKHVLRATVDEFNDEKYEAPARALTAAGATDPELGARFTEKLLEPQLALYEARLHTAREAGQLAPDTDLRLTVEMLVGPLTYRWLLRTAPLTHAYTDALVDRVLGGVANVTAR; translated from the coding sequence ATGCCCAAGATCCCTGACGCCACCCGCCGCAGCGACCGCTCCCGGCGCGCCATCCTCGACGCCGCGCTCGCCCTCGTCGGGGAGGTCGGCTACAACAAGCTGACCATCGAGGCCATCGCCGCCCGCGCGGGCGTCGGCAAGCAGACCATCTACCGCTGGTGGCCGTCGAAGGCCGCCGTCCTCCTCGACGCCTCCCTGGCCCTCGCCGGGGACGCGGAGACGGAGGCCGGATGGACCGGCTTCCCCGACACCGGGGACCTCGCCGCCGACCTGAAGCACGTACTGCGGGCGACGGTCGACGAGTTCAACGACGAGAAGTACGAGGCCCCCGCGCGCGCCCTGACGGCGGCCGGAGCGACCGACCCCGAGCTCGGCGCCCGCTTCACCGAGAAGCTGCTGGAGCCCCAGCTCGCCCTGTACGAGGCCCGGCTGCACACGGCCCGGGAGGCCGGCCAGCTCGCACCGGACACGGACCTGCGGCTGACCGTGGAGATGCTGGTGGGACCGCTGACCTACCGCTGGCTGCTGCGCACCGCGCCCCTGACCCACGCCTACACCGACGCCCTCGTGGACCGGGTACTGGGCGGGGTGGCCAACGTCACCGCCCGATAG
- the ddaH gene encoding dimethylargininase: MEERRFSPALVPSRESREEPSLRRDATPRRYLMCPPAHFKVTYSINPWMDPTKPVDLPLALAQWEDLRDRYRSLGHIVETLEPDPALPDMVFAANGALVVDGRVLGARFAYPERAAEAEIHLDWFRTHGYPDIHEPSHVNEGEGDFAVTANYILAGRGFRSSPLSHDEAQEFFGRPVIGLDLVDPRYYHLDTALSVLDGDEIMYYPDAFSSGSQAVLRRLFPDALIADGRDAAALGLNAVSDGLHVLLPQAATGLLEPLRDRGFEPVPMDLGELLKGGGSVKCCTQELRP; encoded by the coding sequence GTGGAGGAGAGACGATTCTCTCCAGCACTCGTCCCGAGTCGTGAAAGTCGTGAGGAGCCTTCTTTGCGCAGAGACGCCACACCCCGGCGCTACCTGATGTGCCCACCCGCACACTTCAAGGTCACGTACTCCATCAATCCGTGGATGGATCCCACGAAACCGGTGGACCTGCCCCTCGCACTGGCCCAGTGGGAAGACCTGAGGGACCGCTACCGCTCCCTCGGGCACATCGTCGAGACCCTCGAACCCGACCCCGCGCTGCCCGACATGGTCTTCGCGGCGAACGGGGCCCTCGTCGTCGACGGCCGGGTCCTCGGGGCCCGGTTCGCCTACCCGGAACGGGCCGCCGAGGCCGAGATCCACCTCGACTGGTTCCGTACCCACGGCTACCCGGACATCCACGAGCCGTCCCACGTCAACGAGGGCGAGGGGGACTTCGCGGTCACCGCGAACTACATCCTGGCCGGCCGGGGCTTCCGCTCCAGTCCGCTCTCGCACGACGAGGCCCAGGAGTTCTTCGGCCGCCCTGTCATCGGCCTCGACCTGGTGGACCCGCGCTACTACCACCTGGACACGGCGCTCAGCGTCCTCGACGGCGACGAGATCATGTACTACCCGGACGCCTTCTCGTCCGGCAGTCAGGCCGTGCTCAGGCGGCTCTTCCCGGACGCCCTGATCGCCGACGGCCGCGACGCGGCCGCCCTCGGCCTGAACGCGGTCTCCGACGGCCTGCACGTCCTGCTCCCGCAGGCGGCGACCGGACTGCTGGAGCCGCTGCGGGACCGGGGGTTCGAGCCGGTCCCGATGGATCTGGGCGAGCTGCTCAAGGGCGGCGGCAGCGTGAAGTGCTGCACCCAGGAGCTGCGACCGTAG
- a CDS encoding small ribosomal subunit Rsm22 family protein, whose translation MNASAPTSADTLRRTLGGLLDGLPPKQAAAAVERLIASYRGQTPTDAPVLRDRSDVAAYAAYRMPATFEAVRSALDGLADAAPGWAPGSHVDVGGGTGAATWAVDATWDGPRETTVLDWAEPALALGRELAAASTSEVLRGAAWRRAVIGSGLSLPEADLVTVSYVLGELTVPARKAVVAEAARAGQAVVLIEPGTPEGYLRIREARDQLIEAGLRIAAPCPHDATCPIEVGKDWCHFSARVSRSSLHRQVKGGSLPYEDEKFSYVAATRFRPEPATSRITRKPQIRKGLVLLELCGPEGDGLTRVNVTKRHGDLYKAARDADWGQAWPPAP comes from the coding sequence GTGAACGCCTCCGCCCCCACCTCCGCCGACACCCTCCGCCGCACGCTCGGCGGGCTGCTCGACGGGCTCCCGCCGAAGCAGGCCGCGGCCGCCGTCGAGCGGCTCATCGCCAGCTACCGGGGGCAGACCCCGACCGACGCGCCCGTACTGCGTGACCGCTCCGACGTGGCGGCGTACGCGGCGTACCGGATGCCCGCCACCTTCGAGGCCGTCCGGAGCGCCCTCGACGGGCTGGCCGACGCCGCGCCCGGCTGGGCGCCGGGCTCGCACGTGGACGTGGGCGGCGGCACGGGCGCCGCGACCTGGGCGGTGGACGCCACCTGGGACGGACCGCGGGAGACCACGGTGCTGGACTGGGCGGAGCCGGCCCTGGCCCTCGGCCGGGAGCTGGCGGCCGCCTCGACCTCCGAGGTGCTGCGCGGGGCCGCGTGGCGGCGGGCCGTCATCGGCTCGGGGCTGAGCCTCCCCGAGGCGGACCTGGTGACGGTCTCCTACGTACTCGGCGAACTGACCGTGCCGGCACGCAAGGCCGTCGTCGCCGAGGCGGCGCGGGCCGGCCAGGCCGTGGTGCTGATCGAGCCGGGCACGCCGGAGGGGTACCTGCGCATCCGCGAGGCCCGTGACCAGCTGATCGAGGCCGGGCTGCGGATCGCCGCCCCGTGCCCGCACGACGCGACCTGTCCGATCGAGGTCGGCAAGGACTGGTGCCACTTCTCGGCGCGGGTCAGCCGCTCCTCCCTGCACCGGCAGGTCAAGGGCGGCTCGCTCCCGTACGAGGACGAGAAGTTCAGCTACGTCGCCGCGACCCGCTTCAGGCCGGAGCCGGCCACCTCCCGGATCACGCGGAAGCCGCAGATCCGGAAGGGGCTCGTCCTGCTGGAGCTGTGCGGCCCCGAGGGAGACGGCCTGACCCGGGTCAATGTGACCAAGCGCCACGGCGACCTGTACAAGGCCGCCCGGGACGCCGACTGGGGCCAGGCCTGGCCCCCGGCCCCCTGA
- a CDS encoding Bcr/CflA family multidrug efflux MFS transporter, whose amino-acid sequence MSERGPATAASHDSSPDSPSAPTATAPLTAARRTGLLVTFVLGGLTALPPLSMDMYLPALPQVTAALNSPAATVQLTLTACLAGMALGQLVIGPMSDKWGRRRPLLIGMVVYVLATAICALAPTTELLISFRLLQGLAGAAAIVIARAVVRDLYDGDEMARFFSTLMLISGAAPIIAPLIGGQVLRFADWRGVFLVLTVVGTVLTLMVWRGLGETLPPERRHTGGVGSALRTMRGLLGDRVFAGYTLTGGFSFAVLFSYISASPFVVQEIYGASPQAFSLLFGLNSVGLILVGQINGKLLVGRVRLDKVLAVGLAVVLSAAVALLLMSTGVFGEVGLTPIAAALFVLMSAMGVVLPNTNAQALMRTPHAAGSASALLGTSSFLIGAIASPLVGIAGEDTAVPMALVQLVCALLAVSTFLGLCRPWQSRSASTDDPSPVAA is encoded by the coding sequence ATGTCGGAGAGAGGCCCCGCGACGGCCGCCTCGCACGACTCGTCGCCCGATTCGCCCTCCGCCCCCACCGCCACAGCGCCCCTGACGGCCGCCCGCCGTACGGGCCTTCTGGTCACCTTCGTACTCGGCGGGCTCACCGCCCTCCCCCCGCTGTCCATGGACATGTACCTGCCGGCCCTGCCGCAGGTCACCGCCGCCCTGAACAGCCCTGCCGCGACCGTCCAGCTCACCCTCACGGCCTGCCTCGCCGGCATGGCCCTGGGCCAGCTCGTCATCGGCCCGATGAGCGACAAGTGGGGCCGCCGCCGGCCCCTGCTCATCGGCATGGTCGTCTACGTCCTGGCCACCGCGATCTGCGCGCTCGCCCCGACCACCGAGCTGCTGATCTCCTTCCGGCTGCTCCAGGGCCTGGCCGGCGCCGCCGCGATCGTCATCGCCCGGGCCGTCGTACGCGACCTGTACGACGGGGACGAGATGGCGCGCTTCTTCTCCACCCTGATGCTCATATCCGGGGCCGCCCCGATCATCGCCCCGCTCATCGGCGGCCAGGTGCTGCGCTTCGCCGACTGGCGCGGGGTCTTCCTCGTCCTGACCGTCGTCGGCACGGTGCTCACCCTGATGGTCTGGCGCGGCCTCGGCGAGACCCTGCCGCCCGAGCGGCGGCACACCGGCGGTGTCGGCTCCGCCCTGCGGACCATGCGGGGGCTGCTCGGCGACCGCGTCTTCGCCGGCTACACCCTGACCGGCGGCTTCTCCTTCGCCGTGCTCTTCTCCTACATATCCGCCTCGCCCTTCGTGGTGCAGGAGATCTACGGGGCCTCGCCCCAGGCCTTCTCCCTGCTGTTCGGGCTCAACTCCGTCGGCCTGATCCTCGTCGGCCAGATCAACGGCAAGCTGCTGGTGGGCCGGGTCCGCCTGGACAAGGTGCTGGCCGTCGGGCTCGCGGTCGTCCTGTCCGCCGCGGTGGCCCTGCTGCTGATGTCGACCGGGGTGTTCGGGGAGGTCGGGCTGACCCCGATCGCCGCCGCCCTGTTCGTCCTGATGTCGGCGATGGGCGTGGTGCTGCCGAACACCAACGCGCAGGCCCTGATGCGGACCCCGCACGCGGCCGGATCGGCCTCCGCGCTCCTCGGCACCTCCTCGTTCCTGATCGGCGCGATCGCCTCACCGCTGGTGGGGATCGCGGGCGAGGACACGGCGGTACCGATGGCGCTGGTCCAGCTGGTGTGCGCCCTCCTCGCCGTGAGCACCTTCCTCGGCCTGTGCCGCCCCTGGCAGAGCCGATCCGCCTCCACCGACGACCCCAGCCCCGTCGCCGCCTGA
- a CDS encoding SDR family oxidoreductase → MDESTKKIAVVTGAGSGIGRSVALTLAAAGWAVAVAGRRAEPLEETARAAGEDADVLCVRADVSDPDDVTALFESVRARYGRLDLLFNNAGTFGPGGVPLEDLTYEAWRSVVDVNLTGSFLCAQAAFRQMKRQDPQGGRIINNGSISAHVPRPNSVAYTATKHAMTGLTKSLSLDGRPYRIACGQIDIGNAATEMTERMQTGILQANGQLAVEPVMDAADVARTVLHMAELPLEANVQFATVMATSMPYIGRG, encoded by the coding sequence ATGGACGAAAGTACGAAGAAGATCGCCGTGGTGACCGGCGCCGGCTCCGGGATCGGCCGCTCCGTGGCGCTGACCCTGGCCGCCGCGGGCTGGGCCGTGGCCGTGGCCGGCCGCCGCGCCGAACCGCTGGAGGAGACCGCCCGGGCCGCAGGGGAGGACGCCGACGTGCTGTGCGTACGGGCGGACGTGAGCGACCCGGACGACGTGACTGCTCTGTTCGAGTCGGTCCGGGCCCGCTACGGGCGCCTCGACCTGCTCTTCAACAACGCGGGCACCTTCGGGCCGGGCGGGGTCCCGCTGGAGGACCTCACCTACGAGGCCTGGCGCTCGGTCGTCGACGTCAACCTCACCGGCTCCTTCCTGTGCGCGCAGGCCGCCTTCCGGCAGATGAAGCGGCAGGACCCGCAGGGCGGCCGCATCATCAACAACGGCTCCATCTCGGCGCACGTGCCCCGCCCGAACTCCGTCGCCTACACCGCGACCAAGCACGCGATGACCGGCCTGACCAAGTCCCTGTCGCTGGACGGGCGGCCGTACCGGATCGCCTGCGGCCAGATCGACATCGGCAACGCGGCGACCGAGATGACCGAGCGGATGCAGACCGGCATCCTCCAGGCCAACGGGCAGCTGGCCGTCGAGCCCGTGATGGACGCGGCCGACGTGGCGCGTACGGTCCTGCACATGGCTGAGCTCCCGCTGGAGGCGAACGTGCAGTTCGCGACGGTGATGGCGACCTCGATGCCGTACATCGGCCGCGGCTGA
- a CDS encoding PhzF family phenazine biosynthesis protein, which translates to MTDTEVLRYTAFSHDPDGGNPAGVVLDAAGLDEHAMLEIAAGLGYSETAFLTAPPEGFGGEEGRSFTVRYFSPKAEVPFCGHATVATAVALGERIGPGELLLATRAGTVPVTVTSEDGRLRATLTSVEPHTEEIGAADLAEALAALDWPEADLDPAFPPAIAYAGARHLVLGARTRARLADLDYDFARLEALMRRLDLTTVQLVHRAGPAEFHVRDPFPVGGVVEDPATGAAAAAFGAYARERGLVPADAVLTLHQGTDMGRPGVLTVELRAGDPRVRVGGEGVRIP; encoded by the coding sequence ATGACCGACACCGAGGTACTGCGCTACACCGCTTTCTCCCACGACCCGGACGGCGGCAACCCCGCCGGGGTCGTGCTCGACGCCGCGGGGCTGGACGAGCACGCCATGCTGGAGATCGCCGCCGGGCTGGGCTACAGCGAGACGGCCTTCCTGACCGCCCCGCCCGAGGGGTTCGGCGGTGAGGAGGGCCGGTCCTTCACCGTGCGCTACTTCAGCCCCAAGGCGGAGGTCCCCTTCTGCGGGCACGCGACCGTGGCCACGGCCGTCGCGCTGGGGGAGCGGATCGGGCCGGGCGAGCTCCTCCTCGCCACCCGGGCGGGGACCGTACCGGTGACCGTCACCTCGGAGGACGGGCGGCTGCGGGCCACGCTCACCAGCGTCGAGCCGCACACCGAGGAGATCGGCGCGGCGGACCTCGCCGAGGCACTGGCCGCGCTGGACTGGCCCGAGGCCGACCTGGACCCGGCGTTCCCGCCCGCGATCGCCTACGCCGGGGCCCGGCACCTGGTGCTCGGTGCCCGCACCCGGGCCCGGCTCGCCGACCTGGACTACGACTTCGCCCGGCTGGAGGCCCTGATGCGACGCCTGGACCTCACCACGGTCCAGCTGGTGCACCGGGCGGGCCCGGCGGAGTTCCACGTACGCGACCCCTTCCCGGTGGGCGGCGTGGTGGAGGACCCGGCCACGGGAGCCGCAGCGGCCGCCTTCGGCGCGTACGCACGTGAGCGCGGCCTGGTCCCGGCGGACGCCGTGCTCACCCTCCACCAGGGAACGGACATGGGCCGGCCCGGTGTGCTCACGGTGGAACTGCGCGCCGGTGACCCCCGGGTCAGGGTGGGCGGCGAGGGCGTCCGCATCCCGTGA
- a CDS encoding GNAT family N-acetyltransferase, whose translation MRVIGYAEADLPAGPARQVAELEARVWPGSTPGHDPALDPRTMLLVDAAGTVTAALSLLYKPIPLADRTYRAAGLSSVAALPELRGRGLGGRLVAAARAELAADPDVDLALFSCDRPLAAFYEAAGFEVLPGTVLVGGTPEDPLATDEPGFDKVVLAAFFTDDPGRDRAAFTGVRVPLHPGNTDRLW comes from the coding sequence GTGAGGGTGATCGGATATGCCGAGGCGGACCTGCCCGCGGGCCCGGCCCGGCAGGTCGCCGAGCTGGAGGCGAGAGTGTGGCCCGGCTCCACCCCCGGCCACGACCCGGCGCTCGACCCGAGGACGATGCTGCTCGTGGACGCGGCCGGCACGGTGACGGCCGCGCTGTCGCTGCTGTACAAGCCGATTCCGCTCGCGGACCGCACGTACCGGGCCGCCGGACTCAGCTCCGTGGCCGCCCTGCCGGAGCTGCGCGGCCGCGGGCTCGGCGGCCGGCTGGTCGCGGCGGCCCGCGCCGAGCTGGCGGCCGACCCGGACGTGGACCTGGCGCTGTTCAGCTGCGACCGGCCCCTGGCGGCCTTCTACGAGGCGGCCGGCTTCGAAGTGCTGCCCGGCACGGTCCTGGTGGGCGGGACTCCCGAGGATCCCCTGGCCACCGACGAACCCGGCTTCGACAAGGTGGTGCTCGCCGCGTTCTTCACGGACGACCCGGGCCGGGACCGCGCCGCCTTCACGGGCGTCCGCGTCCCGCTCCACCCCGGAAACACCGACAGGCTGTGGTGA
- the efeU gene encoding iron uptake transporter permease EfeU, producing MFGNYLIGLREGLEASLVVCILVAYLVKTERRDALRPVWLGIAIACAISLAFGAMLEFGTQELTFEAQELLGGTLSIISVGLVTWMVFWMKRTARHLKADLHGKLDTALAMGTAALVATAFLAVGREGLETALFVWASVRASGEGSSAPLIGVLLGIATAILLGYLFYRGTLKINLAKFFRWTGAMLVIVAAGVLAYGVHDLQEARFLGGLGDKAFDISGTIPPDSWYGTLLKGVFNFQPDPTVLQLTVWLLYLVPVLTLFLVDRGRPAATPKVRPADSDSAPAN from the coding sequence GTGTTCGGCAACTATCTGATCGGCCTGCGCGAGGGGCTGGAGGCCAGCCTGGTCGTCTGCATCCTCGTCGCGTACCTGGTGAAGACCGAGCGCCGGGACGCCCTGCGTCCCGTGTGGCTGGGCATCGCGATCGCCTGCGCGATCTCCCTCGCCTTCGGCGCGATGCTCGAATTCGGCACCCAGGAGCTGACCTTCGAGGCGCAGGAGCTGCTCGGCGGCACCCTGTCGATCATCTCCGTGGGTCTGGTGACGTGGATGGTCTTCTGGATGAAGCGCACCGCGCGGCATCTGAAGGCCGATCTGCACGGCAAGCTCGACACGGCGCTGGCCATGGGCACCGCGGCGCTGGTCGCCACCGCCTTCCTGGCCGTCGGCCGGGAGGGGCTGGAGACGGCCCTGTTCGTGTGGGCGTCGGTACGGGCCAGTGGCGAGGGTTCCTCGGCACCACTGATCGGTGTGCTGCTGGGCATCGCCACGGCGATCCTGCTGGGGTACCTCTTCTACCGGGGCACGCTGAAGATCAATCTGGCGAAGTTCTTCCGGTGGACCGGCGCCATGCTGGTGATCGTGGCCGCGGGGGTGCTCGCGTACGGGGTGCACGACCTCCAGGAGGCCCGTTTCCTCGGCGGCCTGGGCGACAAGGCCTTCGACATCAGCGGGACGATCCCGCCGGACAGCTGGTACGGGACCCTGCTCAAGGGCGTCTTCAACTTCCAGCCCGACCCGACCGTCCTCCAGCTCACGGTGTGGCTGCTGTACCTGGTCCCCGTGCTGACGCTGTTCCTCGTCGACCGCGGCCGCCCGGCGGCCACGCCGAAGGTGCGGCCCGCGGACTCGGACTCCGCGCCCGCCAACTGA
- the efeB gene encoding iron uptake transporter deferrochelatase/peroxidase subunit, protein MMSESESAGQPQPQPEQQAVDKSSTAPSRRAVLGWGGAGLALGAAAAGGAVTAFGGGSDMVSAAATGGAVPFHGEHQAGIASAVQDRLHFAAFDVKTKDREELIKLLKEWTVAARLMTAGLPVGEGGFGGLPEAPPDDTGEALGLKASRLTLTIGFGPGLFAKDRFGLEGKRPEALVDLELFPGDNLDPARSGGDLCVQACADDPQVAVHAIRQLARIGFGRTAMRWSQLGFGKTSSTTPDEQTPRNMMGFKDGTRNISGTDKAALDKHVWVGAGDGSDWLTGGSYLVARRIRMNIETWDRTPLQEQEDIFGRDKGEGAPVGKSRERDEPFLKAMKPEAHVRLAHPDTNNGATILRRGYSFTDGTDGLGRLDAGLFFLAYQRDIRKGFIPIQRNLARSDVLNEYIQHVGSAVFAVPPGVRDKDDWWGRTLFA, encoded by the coding sequence ATGATGAGCGAGTCGGAGTCGGCAGGACAGCCGCAGCCGCAGCCGGAACAGCAGGCGGTCGACAAATCCTCGACCGCGCCCTCACGGCGTGCGGTGCTGGGCTGGGGCGGGGCCGGGCTCGCGCTCGGCGCCGCCGCGGCCGGCGGTGCGGTGACGGCGTTCGGCGGCGGCTCGGACATGGTCTCGGCCGCCGCGACCGGGGGCGCCGTGCCGTTCCACGGCGAGCACCAGGCCGGTATCGCGAGCGCCGTGCAGGACCGCCTGCACTTCGCGGCCTTCGACGTGAAGACGAAGGACCGCGAGGAACTGATCAAGCTCCTCAAGGAGTGGACGGTGGCGGCCCGGCTGATGACGGCCGGACTGCCGGTCGGTGAGGGCGGCTTCGGCGGCCTCCCGGAGGCACCGCCGGACGACACGGGCGAGGCGCTGGGCCTGAAGGCCTCGCGCCTCACCCTGACCATCGGTTTCGGTCCGGGCCTGTTCGCCAAGGACCGGTTCGGGCTGGAGGGCAAGCGTCCCGAGGCGCTGGTGGATTTGGAGCTGTTCCCCGGCGACAATCTGGACCCGGCCCGCTCCGGCGGCGACCTCTGCGTCCAGGCCTGCGCCGACGACCCGCAGGTCGCCGTGCACGCGATCCGCCAGCTGGCCCGCATCGGCTTCGGCCGCACCGCCATGCGCTGGTCGCAGCTCGGCTTCGGCAAGACCTCGTCGACCACCCCCGACGAGCAGACCCCGCGCAACATGATGGGCTTCAAGGACGGCACCCGGAACATCTCCGGCACCGACAAGGCCGCCCTGGACAAGCACGTGTGGGTCGGCGCGGGCGACGGCAGCGACTGGCTGACCGGCGGCTCGTACCTGGTGGCGCGCCGGATCCGGATGAACATCGAGACCTGGGACCGCACCCCGCTCCAGGAGCAGGAGGACATCTTCGGCCGTGACAAGGGCGAGGGTGCCCCGGTCGGCAAGTCCCGGGAGCGCGACGAGCCGTTCCTGAAGGCGATGAAGCCGGAGGCGCACGTGCGCCTCGCGCACCCGGACACCAACAACGGTGCGACGATCCTGCGCCGCGGCTACTCCTTCACCGACGGCACGGACGGACTGGGCCGCCTGGACGCGGGCCTGTTCTTCCTCGCCTACCAGCGCGACATACGCAAGGGCTTCATCCCGATCCAGCGCAATCTGGCCCGGTCCGACGTCCTCAACGAATACATCCAGCACGTGGGTTCGGCCGTCTTCGCCGTCCCGCCGGGCGTCCGTGACAAGGACGACTGGTGGGGCCGGACGCTGTTCGCGTAG
- the efeO gene encoding iron uptake system protein EfeO, with the protein MRPARLTVIAAASVAAALTAVTGCSQKSDAGDSDAIKVAASDSACDVSKTEFPAGKVQIDVENKGAKVTEVYVLFPDARIVTERENIGPGTKASITAEIKAGDYEIVCKPGMKGDGIKQKVKVTGKGAAEEKRSPEADAAVAAYRAYVVQQAEETLPKAQAFADAVKAGDVEGAKKLYAGSRIGWERTEPVAESFGDIDPKVDVREDGLEAGQDVEKDWTGWHRLEKALWADNKIGDREKQLADTLITDLTDWQKKVGQAEITPTSIANGAKELLDEVATGKVTGEEERYSRTDLVDFKANVEGAQKAYELLKPIATKNDPELVKQLDTQFAALNTLLDKYRADKATYEFTSYDKVGEPERKELSDGVNALAEPLSKLAAAVTK; encoded by the coding sequence ATGCGCCCCGCTCGCCTCACTGTCATCGCCGCGGCCTCCGTGGCGGCCGCACTGACCGCCGTCACCGGCTGCTCCCAGAAGAGCGACGCGGGCGACAGCGACGCGATCAAGGTGGCGGCGTCCGACAGCGCCTGCGACGTGTCGAAGACGGAGTTCCCGGCCGGCAAGGTGCAGATCGACGTCGAGAACAAGGGCGCCAAGGTCACCGAGGTCTACGTCCTCTTCCCGGACGCCCGCATCGTGACCGAGCGCGAGAACATCGGCCCCGGCACCAAGGCCTCCATCACCGCCGAGATCAAGGCGGGCGACTACGAGATCGTCTGCAAGCCCGGCATGAAGGGCGACGGCATCAAGCAGAAGGTCAAGGTCACCGGCAAGGGCGCCGCCGAGGAGAAGCGCAGCCCCGAGGCGGACGCCGCGGTCGCCGCCTACCGCGCCTACGTGGTCCAGCAGGCCGAGGAGACCCTCCCCAAGGCGCAGGCCTTCGCGGACGCGGTCAAGGCCGGTGACGTCGAGGGCGCGAAGAAGCTCTACGCCGGCTCACGCATCGGCTGGGAGCGCACCGAGCCGGTCGCCGAGTCCTTCGGCGACATCGACCCGAAGGTCGACGTCCGCGAGGACGGCCTGGAGGCCGGCCAGGACGTGGAGAAGGACTGGACCGGCTGGCACCGCCTGGAGAAGGCCCTGTGGGCCGACAACAAGATCGGCGACCGCGAGAAGCAGCTCGCCGACACCCTGATCACGGACCTCACCGACTGGCAGAAGAAGGTCGGCCAGGCGGAGATCACCCCGACCTCGATCGCCAACGGTGCCAAGGAGCTCCTCGACGAGGTCGCCACCGGCAAGGTCACCGGCGAGGAGGAGCGCTACTCGCGCACCGACCTGGTCGACTTCAAGGCCAACGTCGAGGGTGCGCAGAAGGCGTACGAGCTGCTCAAGCCGATCGCCACGAAGAACGACCCGGAGCTGGTCAAGCAGCTCGACACCCAGTTCGCGGCCCTGAACACCCTTCTGGACAAGTACCGCGCCGACAAGGCCACCTACGAGTTCACCTCGTACGACAAGGTCGGCGAGCCGGAGCGCAAGGAGCTCTCGGACGGCGTGAACGCGCTCGCCGAGCCGCTCTCCAAGCTCGCCGCCGCGGTCACCAAGTAA
- a CDS encoding heme ABC transporter ATP-binding protein, whose protein sequence is MATTLTRLLTRSRRTVPARPARGDAVAEAVDLYLRLGQREVLAGIDLTARAGEVLALVGPNGAGKSTLLGALAADLPAASGVIRIDGRPVGDWSAPDLALRRSVLPQSAALSFPFPVEDVVRMGRAPWAGTPFAEADEEAVAVAMAATEVTDFAARPFSALSGGERARVALARVLAQRAPLLLLDEPTAALDLRHQELVLRICRERAAAGDAVVVVLHDLGLAAAYADRAAVLHDGRIAADGPPAEVFEGELLSRVYRQPVEVLPHPRTGAPLVVPVRA, encoded by the coding sequence CTGGCCACCACCCTGACCCGGCTGCTCACCCGCTCGCGCAGGACCGTCCCCGCCCGCCCCGCCCGGGGCGACGCGGTCGCCGAGGCCGTGGACCTGTACCTGCGGCTGGGGCAGCGCGAGGTCCTCGCCGGGATCGACCTGACCGCCCGGGCCGGCGAGGTACTGGCCCTGGTCGGCCCGAACGGCGCGGGCAAGTCCACGCTGCTCGGCGCACTCGCCGCCGACCTGCCCGCCGCCTCCGGCGTGATCCGGATCGACGGCCGCCCGGTGGGCGACTGGAGCGCCCCGGACCTGGCGCTGCGCCGCTCCGTACTTCCCCAGTCGGCCGCACTCTCCTTCCCCTTCCCGGTGGAGGACGTCGTACGGATGGGCCGCGCGCCCTGGGCCGGCACCCCCTTCGCCGAGGCCGACGAAGAGGCGGTGGCCGTCGCCATGGCCGCCACCGAGGTCACGGACTTCGCCGCCCGCCCCTTCTCCGCTCTCTCCGGCGGTGAGCGGGCCCGGGTCGCGCTGGCCCGCGTACTGGCCCAGCGGGCCCCGCTGCTGCTGCTCGACGAGCCGACCGCCGCCCTCGACCTGCGCCACCAGGAGCTCGTGCTGCGCATCTGCCGGGAGCGGGCCGCGGCCGGGGACGCGGTCGTCGTCGTCCTGCACGACCTGGGGCTGGCCGCCGCCTACGCGGACCGGGCCGCCGTCCTGCACGACGGGCGGATCGCCGCGGACGGCCCGCCCGCCGAGGTGTTCGAGGGCGAGCTGCTGAGCCGGGTCTACCGGCAGCCGGTGGAGGTGCTCCCGCACCCGCGCACCGGGGCCCCGCTGGTGGTTCCCGTACGGGCTTGA